One window of Micromonas commoda chromosome 1, complete sequence genomic DNA carries:
- a CDS encoding predicted protein, which translates to MSIISPSRCSWLRARVEYKHRHRRPLIVRTPFAVERSGQKPEDDNKPRSFPSNGGSTGSFRGPGAAPLRMETTDQRKFGYGGDGMPPDDGDGDGGWEPGGDGSEPSPFGLFILLAAGAWALWEYRKPGGSLNPQTKLDLAQKRYEAQLAARKKRILRQNQQKQGGGTGTINIKP; encoded by the exons ATGTCTATCATTTCCCCTTCTCGATGCTCCTGGCTACGTGCTCGCGTAGAATACAAacatcgtcatcgtcgccctcTCATCGTCCGTACACCCTTCGCCGTGGAGAGATCAGGGCAGAAACCCGAAGACGACAACAAGCCTCGGAGTTTTCCAAG CAATGGCGGCTCAACCGGCAGTTTTCGAGGTCCTGGTGCTGCTCCCCTTCGAATGGAGACCACGGACCAGCGCAAGTTTGGTTATGGTGGAGACGGCATGCCCCCGGAcgatggcgatggcgatggtGGTTGGGAGCCAGGTGGAGACGGCAGTGAACCAAGCCCTTTCGGGCTGTTTATACTCCTGGCTGCAGGGGCATGGGCGTTGTGGGAATACAGAAAGCCAGGTGGTAGTCTCAACCCACAAACAAAATTGGACCTCGCGCAAAAACGATATGAGGCGCAGCTTGCAGCTCGTAAGAAAAGAATCCTGCGACAAAATCAGCAGAAGCAGGGCGGAGGGACAGGAACCATCAACATCAAACCTTGA